The Vallitalea okinawensis genome includes a window with the following:
- a CDS encoding PLP-dependent cysteine synthase family protein: protein MRHIPFGPTYEEMLNPGNLDVDIKKKALKGKEDELDPINLFNITWKDSNNQVQRVVLPKELTGVEANIVVMLGKYFPSGSHKVGPAYATLIEGCVDGKILPGEHTILGPSTGNFGIGVSYICNLMGYDAIVIMPDNMSKERYERIQKYGAQLDLTPGTESDVILTLERTYELMKDKNNKSLAQFELLPNYRFHRHVTGNSAVEAVKGIGNGRIACFTSAPGSAGTIAAGDQIKKAFPEAKIAALEPYECSTLTNGGRGQHRIEGIGDKMCTLIHNVLNTDFVVLIEDDDCVKGLKVIHDGTDVLVELGMDRKVAEFLKDKFGVSGICNILGAIKMAKYLKLGPEDNVVTIATDGFDRYSSVLEDLEKRYLETEDFVLERWKKDVFSKAGTDNVFDFRSEEKKEQLFMQKEKDWVPFGYSKDYIDSMRKQDFWDNEYAKIKEYDEKIKEMREE from the coding sequence ATGAGACATATACCATTTGGACCTACTTATGAAGAGATGCTGAATCCAGGAAATTTAGATGTAGATATTAAAAAGAAAGCTTTGAAAGGCAAAGAAGATGAATTAGATCCAATTAATTTATTTAATATTACTTGGAAAGATTCAAATAACCAAGTCCAAAGAGTTGTTTTACCTAAGGAATTAACTGGGGTTGAAGCCAATATTGTGGTGATGTTAGGTAAATACTTTCCATCCGGTTCACATAAGGTTGGACCTGCATATGCCACATTAATTGAAGGGTGTGTTGATGGCAAAATTCTCCCAGGAGAACATACCATTCTTGGACCTTCCACAGGTAATTTCGGTATAGGGGTATCCTACATATGTAATCTCATGGGCTATGATGCCATCGTTATTATGCCTGATAACATGAGCAAAGAGCGTTACGAAAGAATTCAAAAATATGGTGCACAATTGGATCTTACTCCAGGTACTGAATCAGACGTTATCCTAACACTTGAAAGAACCTATGAATTAATGAAAGACAAGAATAATAAGTCATTAGCACAATTTGAGCTTTTACCTAACTACCGTTTCCATCGTCATGTAACGGGTAATTCAGCTGTAGAAGCTGTCAAAGGTATTGGTAACGGGCGTATAGCGTGCTTTACTTCGGCACCTGGGTCAGCTGGAACAATTGCAGCAGGTGATCAAATTAAAAAGGCATTCCCAGAAGCAAAAATAGCTGCCCTAGAGCCCTATGAATGTTCAACACTAACCAATGGTGGTCGTGGACAGCATCGTATAGAAGGAATTGGGGATAAGATGTGTACACTTATTCATAATGTACTCAATACAGACTTCGTAGTGTTAATAGAAGATGATGATTGTGTAAAAGGATTAAAAGTCATCCATGATGGTACAGATGTTTTAGTTGAACTTGGTATGGATCGAAAAGTTGCAGAATTCTTGAAGGATAAGTTTGGTGTATCAGGTATATGCAATATCTTAGGAGCTATTAAGATGGCTAAATATCTGAAGCTAGGTCCTGAAGATAATGTTGTAACCATTGCCACAGATGGTTTTGACCGCTATTCATCTGTTTTAGAAGATCTTGAGAAACGTTACTTAGAGACGGAAGATTTTGTGCTAGAACGTTGGAAAAAAGATGTATTTAGCAAAGCGGGTACAGATAATGTGTTTGACTTTAGAAGTGAAGAAAAGAAGGAACAACTGTTTATGCAAAAAGAAAAGGATTGGGTTCCATTTGGATATAGTAAAGATTATATTGATTCCATGAGAAAACAAGATTTCTGGGATAATGAATATGCCAAGATAAAAGAATATGATGAGAAAATAAAAGAGATGAGAGAAGAATAA
- the thrC gene encoding threonine synthase codes for MKYVKNYTCTICQKEFDSHENLYTCPSCGEKGILDVAYDYGRLKKVMTKSFFSNNKDYSMWRYKDVMSIKDDQLSKTLQVGWTPLYQSNQLAKKIGLNKLMIKDEGLNPTASLKDRASAVAVIKALEEGVDTISCSSTGNAASSLAGNAARLGLSTVIFVPERAPQGKLVQLLIYGSKVISVRGDYRATFELSKQAIEHWGWYNRNAAINPHLVEGKKTVALEIAEQLDWQIPDWVAVSVGDGCTIGGVYKGFFDLLQIGIIDRIPRLLGVQAEGCSPFYKAFIRESPLEPEEENTIADSISVGVPRNPVKALNAVKESEGTWITVTDKAILEAMQTLGATEGIFGEPAGIAGLAGVIKAIHSGIIKSDESVCIIVTGNGLKDVKNAMAATGKPLAIEPDIEVLKKLMI; via the coding sequence TTGAAATATGTCAAAAATTATACATGTACGATCTGTCAAAAAGAGTTTGATAGCCATGAAAACCTTTATACATGTCCTTCATGTGGTGAAAAGGGAATATTGGATGTGGCTTATGACTATGGTCGGCTGAAAAAAGTGATGACCAAATCTTTTTTTAGTAACAACAAAGATTATTCCATGTGGCGATACAAAGATGTCATGAGTATTAAAGATGATCAACTAAGTAAAACACTTCAAGTTGGTTGGACTCCATTGTATCAATCCAATCAATTAGCAAAGAAGATAGGGTTAAATAAATTAATGATTAAGGATGAAGGTCTTAACCCGACAGCGTCGTTAAAGGATAGGGCATCTGCAGTAGCTGTTATCAAAGCCTTAGAAGAAGGTGTAGACACCATCTCTTGTAGTTCTACTGGCAATGCAGCTTCATCCCTAGCTGGTAATGCAGCTAGACTTGGTTTATCAACGGTTATATTTGTACCAGAAAGAGCACCCCAAGGTAAGTTAGTTCAGCTCTTGATATATGGTTCAAAAGTTATCTCAGTGAGGGGAGATTATAGAGCAACCTTTGAACTTTCCAAACAAGCAATAGAACATTGGGGTTGGTACAATCGTAACGCTGCTATCAATCCTCACTTAGTTGAAGGGAAAAAGACAGTCGCCTTGGAAATAGCTGAACAGCTAGATTGGCAAATACCAGATTGGGTAGCCGTATCTGTTGGAGATGGATGTACAATTGGCGGTGTCTATAAAGGCTTCTTTGATTTATTACAAATCGGGATTATTGATAGAATACCAAGATTATTAGGTGTTCAAGCAGAAGGATGTAGTCCTTTTTATAAGGCCTTTATCCGGGAGAGCCCCTTGGAACCAGAAGAGGAGAATACCATTGCAGATAGCATTTCCGTTGGGGTACCAAGAAATCCAGTTAAAGCATTAAATGCAGTTAAAGAATCAGAAGGAACTTGGATCACAGTTACAGATAAAGCCATTCTTGAAGCTATGCAGACCCTAGGAGCAACAGAAGGTATTTTTGGGGAACCTGCTGGAATAGCAGGCTTGGCAGGGGTTATAAAGGCTATTCACTCTGGAATCATTAAAAGTGATGAAAGTGTTTGTATCATAGTCACTGGTAATGGTTTAAAAGATGTAAAGAATGCCATGGCTGCAACAGGTAAACCTCTAGCTATTGAACCCGATATAGAGGTTTTAAAGAAATTAATGATATAG